From Rutidosis leptorrhynchoides isolate AG116_Rl617_1_P2 chromosome 3, CSIRO_AGI_Rlap_v1, whole genome shotgun sequence, a single genomic window includes:
- the LOC139895962 gene encoding uncharacterized protein produces MSENKALTVHKIDNESIKFENPLSSLFSKFTQVLSNLPLPQLPSAKKDVVKVETEKKAVVRGGEVVEVSKTETVTYPNDRTKTVSPLKLESEDAEKKTNPVILWQVYAIGGFFILKWAWGRWNECRERKKPSNEDPPSSEPTANEDN; encoded by the exons ATGTCGGAGAACAAAGCTTTGACTGTCCACAAAATTGACAACGAATCGATCAAGTTTGAGAACCCGTTATCTTCGCTTTTCTCGAAATTCACTCAGGTACTTTCTAATTTACCGTTACCGCAGCTGCCGTCGGCTAAGAAAGATGTAGTGAAAGTTGAAACGGAGAAAAAAGCGGTGGTTCGTGGCGGTGAAGTGGTGGAGGTTTCGAAGACGGAGACGGTTACCTATCCGAATGACCGTACGAAAACCGTTAGTCCTTTGAAGCTTGAATCGGAAGATGCGGAGAAAAAAACGAATCCTGTTATTCTCTGGCAg GTTTATGCGATCGGAGGTTTCTTCATCTTAAAGTGGGCTTGGGGACGATGGAATGAGTGCAGGGAAAGGAAAAAGCCATCGAATGAAGACCCACCATCTTCAGAGCCAACTGCAAATGAGGATAACTAG
- the LOC139895961 gene encoding large ribosomal subunit protein eL27x-like: protein MKFLKPNKAVVVLNGRFAGRKAVIVKQFDDGTRDRPYGHCLVAGIAKYPKKVIRKDSAKKTAKKSRVKTFIKLVNYNHIMPTRYTLDVDLKDIVSVDALQSRDKKVTACKEAKARLEERFKTGKNRWFFSKLRF, encoded by the coding sequence ATGAAGTTTTTGAAACCAAACAAGGCAGTGGTTGTTCTCAACGGCCGTTTTGCAGGCCGCAAAGCCGTTATCGTCAAGCAATTCGATGACGGAACACGTGACCGTCCGTACGGCCACTGTTTGGTTGCAGGAATCGCAAAATACCCGAAGAAAGTTATCCGTAAAGATTCAGCAAAGAAGACCGCAAAAAAGTCCCGAGTCAAGACATTCATTAAGCTTGTGAATTACAATCACATAATGCCAACAAGGTACACACTTGATGTTGATCTTAAGGATATTGTGTCAGTTGATGCGTTACAGTCACGTGACAAGAAAGTGACTGCTTGCAAAGAGGCGAAAGCTAGGTTGGAGGAAAGGTTCAAGACTGGGAAAAACCGTTGGTTCTTCTCGAAGCTTCGATTCTGA